A genomic region of Bubalus kerabau isolate K-KA32 ecotype Philippines breed swamp buffalo chromosome 10, PCC_UOA_SB_1v2, whole genome shotgun sequence contains the following coding sequences:
- the CIAO2A gene encoding cytosolic iron-sulfur assembly component 2A isoform X1: MERVSGLLSWTLSRFLWLSGLSERGAAREPRIMEEKALEVYDLIRTIRDPEKPNTLEELEVVTESCVEVQEINEDDYLVIIRFTPTVPHCSLATLIGLCLRVKLQRCLPFKHKLEIYISEGTHSTEEDINKQINDKERVAAAMENPNLREIVEQCVLEPD; the protein is encoded by the exons ATGGAGCGGGTGTCCGGACTGCTCTCTTGGACGCTGAGCAGATTCCTGTGGCTCTCGGGCCTCTCTGAGCGGGGAGCTGCCCGGGAGCCCCGGATCATGGAAGAGAAAGCGCTAGAAGTTTATG ATTTGATTCGAACCATCCGGGACCCAGAGAAGCCCAATACTTTAGAAGAACTGGAAGTGGTAACGGAAAGTTGTGTGGAGGTTCAGGAGATAAATGAAGACGACTATTTGGTTATTATAAGGTTCACGCCAACAGTACCTCATTGCTCTTTGGCGACTCTTATTG GGCTGTGCTTAAGAGTAAAACTTCAGCGGTGTTTACCGTTTAAACATAAG ttGGAAATCTACATTTCTGAAGGAACCCACTCAACAGAGGAAGATA tCAACAAGCAGATAAACGACAAAGAGCGAGTGGCGGCTGCCATGGAGAACCCCAACTTACGGGAGATCGTGGAACAGTGTGTCCTGGAACCTGACTGA
- the CIAO2A gene encoding cytosolic iron-sulfur assembly component 2A isoform X2 — MERVSGLLSWTLSRFLWLSGLSERGAAREPRIMEEKALEVYDLIRTIRDPEKPNTLEELEVVTESCVEVQEINEDDYLVIIRFTPTVPHCSLATLIVNKQINDKERVAAAMENPNLREIVEQCVLEPD; from the exons ATGGAGCGGGTGTCCGGACTGCTCTCTTGGACGCTGAGCAGATTCCTGTGGCTCTCGGGCCTCTCTGAGCGGGGAGCTGCCCGGGAGCCCCGGATCATGGAAGAGAAAGCGCTAGAAGTTTATG ATTTGATTCGAACCATCCGGGACCCAGAGAAGCCCAATACTTTAGAAGAACTGGAAGTGGTAACGGAAAGTTGTGTGGAGGTTCAGGAGATAAATGAAGACGACTATTTGGTTATTATAAGGTTCACGCCAACAGTACCTCATTGCTCTTTGGCGACTCTTATTG tCAACAAGCAGATAAACGACAAAGAGCGAGTGGCGGCTGCCATGGAGAACCCCAACTTACGGGAGATCGTGGAACAGTGTGTCCTGGAACCTGACTGA
- the CIAO2A gene encoding cytosolic iron-sulfur assembly component 2A isoform X3, which translates to MERVSGLLSWTLSRFLWLSGLSERGAAREPRIMEEKALEVYDLIRTIRDPEKPNTLEELEVVTESCVEVQEINEDDYLVIIRFTPTVPHCSLATLIVGNLHF; encoded by the exons ATGGAGCGGGTGTCCGGACTGCTCTCTTGGACGCTGAGCAGATTCCTGTGGCTCTCGGGCCTCTCTGAGCGGGGAGCTGCCCGGGAGCCCCGGATCATGGAAGAGAAAGCGCTAGAAGTTTATG ATTTGATTCGAACCATCCGGGACCCAGAGAAGCCCAATACTTTAGAAGAACTGGAAGTGGTAACGGAAAGTTGTGTGGAGGTTCAGGAGATAAATGAAGACGACTATTTGGTTATTATAAGGTTCACGCCAACAGTACCTCATTGCTCTTTGGCGACTCTTATTG ttGGAAATCTACATTTCTGA